One region of Thermodesulfovibrio thiophilus DSM 17215 genomic DNA includes:
- the pyrF gene encoding orotidine-5'-phosphate decarboxylase — MSIDTSRIIVALDFSDKNNALNIVRTLEGWINFYKIGLELFINEGPDIINQIKRLNKKIFLDLKLHDIPNTVYKAIKGALQHDIDMLTVHTTGGFHMLQKAVEAVKEHAFREDLTTKIIGVTSLTSLNEQDLQDIGINLSVVDFVKRLALMAKNAGLDGVVSSAHEVNAIKELCGQSFLVVTPGIRIFKAESNDQKRTVTPKEAFLRGADYIVVGRAITSSQNPLETIQSIFQ; from the coding sequence ATGAGTATTGATACCAGTCGGATTATAGTTGCTCTTGATTTTTCTGATAAAAACAATGCTTTAAATATTGTCAGAACTCTTGAGGGATGGATTAATTTTTATAAAATTGGACTTGAGCTTTTTATAAACGAGGGGCCAGATATAATAAACCAGATTAAAAGACTTAATAAAAAGATTTTCCTTGACCTGAAACTTCATGATATTCCAAACACTGTATATAAAGCCATTAAAGGAGCTTTGCAGCATGATATCGATATGCTTACAGTGCATACAACTGGAGGCTTTCATATGCTTCAAAAAGCTGTTGAAGCCGTTAAAGAGCATGCGTTCAGAGAAGATTTAACTACAAAAATAATTGGAGTTACCTCTTTAACAAGTCTTAATGAACAGGATTTACAAGATATCGGGATAAATTTGTCTGTTGTGGATTTTGTAAAAAGACTTGCCTTAATGGCTAAAAACGCAGGGCTTGATGGTGTTGTCTCGTCTGCCCATGAGGTTAACGCGATAAAAGAGTTATGCGGGCAGAGCTTTTTAGTTGTAACACCTGGTATTCGGATTTTTAAAGCAGAATCAAATGACCAAAAAAGAACTGTTACTCCAAAAGAGGCATTTTTACGTGGTGCAGATTATATTGTTGTTGGAAGAGCTATCACTTCTTCACAAAATCCCTTAGAAACGATTCAAAGTATTTTCCAATAA
- the dcd gene encoding dCTP deaminase, which produces MVRNDRWIKQMARKGMIEQFEEGLVREGVISYGVSSYGYDMRVADEFKIFTNINNTVVDPKDFDPKSFVEIKGDVCIIPPNSFALARSVEYFRIPRDVLVICIGKSTYARCGIIVNVTPLEPMWEGFLTIEISNTTPLPAKIYANEGIAQLIFLKAEEECEVSYADRKGKYQAQQGIVLPKI; this is translated from the coding sequence ATGGTAAGAAATGACAGATGGATAAAACAGATGGCTCGGAAGGGAATGATTGAACAGTTTGAAGAAGGACTTGTAAGAGAGGGAGTTATATCATATGGTGTAAGTTCCTATGGATATGACATGCGAGTGGCAGATGAGTTTAAAATATTCACAAACATAAACAACACTGTTGTTGATCCAAAAGATTTTGATCCTAAGAGCTTTGTTGAGATTAAAGGAGATGTGTGCATAATTCCACCGAACTCCTTTGCTCTTGCCCGTTCTGTTGAGTATTTTCGAATCCCAAGAGACGTGCTTGTTATCTGTATTGGCAAGTCAACCTATGCTCGATGCGGCATTATTGTAAACGTAACGCCTCTTGAACCAATGTGGGAGGGTTTTTTAACCATTGAAATTTCAAATACAACACCACTTCCTGCAAAAATATATGCAAACGAAGGAATTGCACAGCTGATATTTCTTAAGGCAGAAGAAGAGTGTGAGGTTTCCTATGCTGATAGAAAAGGCAAATATCAGGCTCAACAAGGCATAGTATTACCTAAAATATGA